A stretch of the Vigna radiata var. radiata cultivar VC1973A chromosome 7, Vradiata_ver6, whole genome shotgun sequence genome encodes the following:
- the LOC106768894 gene encoding dynamin-related protein 5A encodes MENLISLVNKIQRACTALGDHGENTALPTLWDSLPAIAVVGGQSSGKSSVLESVVGKDFLPRGSGIVTRRPLVLQLHKIEEGSREYAEFLHLPRKRFTDFVAVRKEIQDETDRETGRTKQISSVPIHLSIYSPNVVNLTLIDLPGLTKVAVEGQPDSIVKDIEDMVRSYIEKPNCIILAISPANQDLATSDAIKISREVDPTGERTIGVLTKIDLMDKGTDAVDMLEGRAYRLKFPWIGVVNRSQQDINKNVDMIAARRREREYFNSTPEYKHLAHRMGSEHLAKMLSKHLETVIKSKIPGIQSLINKTIAELEAELTRLGKPVAADAGGKLYSIMEICRSFDQIFKDHLDGVRPGGDKIYNVFDNQLPAALKRLQFDKQLSMENIRKLITEADGYQPHLIAPEQGYRRLIESSLITIRGPAEAAVDAVHALLKDLVHKAISETVDLKQYPGLRVEVGAAAVDSLERMRDESKRATLQLVDMECGYLTVDFFRKLPQDVDKGGNPTHSIFDRYNDSYLRRIGTTILSYVNMVCATLRHSIPKSIVYCQVREAKRSLLDHFFTDLGKMETKRLSSLLNEDPAIMERRTALAKRLELYRSAQAEIDAVAWSK; translated from the exons ATGGAGAATCTCATCTCTTTGGTGAACAAAATCCAGAGAGCTTGCACCGCCTTAGGCGATCATGGAGAAAACACTGCACTCCCCACACTGTGGGACTCTCTTCCCGCCATCGCCGTTGTCGGAGGCCAG aGCTCAGGAAAGTCCTCCGTCTTGGAGAGCGTGGTCGGCAAAGATTTCTTACCGCGTGGATCAG GGATTGTTACGCGGCGACCGCTGGTTTTGCAGCTTCACAAGATTGAGGAGGGAAGCAGAGAGTACGCCGAGTTCCTACACCTCCCGAGGAAGAGGTTCACCGATTTTG TTGCTGTGAGGAAGGAGATTCAAGATGAAACTGATAGAGAGACTGGACGGACCAAACAAATTTCTAGTGTTCCGATTCATCTTAGTATATACTCACCTAATG TTGTTAACTTGACGCTCATTGATCTTCCCGGGCTTACTAAAGTAGCTGTAG AGGGGCAACCGGACAGTATTGTGAAAGACATCGAGGATATGGTTCGCTCCTACATTGAGAAG CCAAACTGTATAATTTTGGCTATCTCACCAGCCAATCAAGATCTCGCAACTTCTGATGCAATTAAAATTTCCCGTGAAGTTGATCCTACCg gGGAGAGGACCATTGGAGTTTTGACAAAGATTGATCTTATGGACAAGGGCACTGATGCTGTTGAT aTGTTGGAAGGAAGAGCATATAGGTTAAAGTTTCCCTGGATTGGTGTTGTGAATAGATCCCAACAAGACATAAACAAGAATGTTGACATGATTGCTGCTAGGCGTAGAGAACGTGAGTACTTCAATAGTACCCCTGAATATAAACACCTTGCACACAGAATGGGTTCTGAGCATCTGGCAAAGATGCTCTCAAAG CACTTGGAAACAGTAATCAAGTCCAAAATTCCTGGCATTCAATCTCTTATTAACAAAACAATAGCCGAACTTGAAGCTGAACTAACTCGTTTGGGAAAGCCTGTTGCAGCTGATGCTGGG GGAAAGTTGTACTCAATCATGGAAATATGCCGCTCATTCGATCAAATATTTAAAGATCATCTTGATGGCGT GCGGCCTGGAggtgataaaatttataatgtcTTTGACAATCAGCTCCCTGCTGCTCTAAAAAGGTTGCAGTTTGATAAGCAGCTTTCGATGGAAAATATAAGGAAGCTTATTACAGAAGCTGATGGATACCAGCCTCATCTAATAGCTCCAGAACAAGGATATCGCCGGCTCATTGAATCTTCTCTAATAACTATTAGGGGCCCAGCTGAGGCAGCTGTTGATGCT GTTCATGCCCTGCTAAAGGACCTGGTTCACAAAGCTATCAGTGAGACTGTG GACTTGAAGCAGTATCCTGGCCTCAGGGTTGAGGTTGGGGCTGCAGCTGTTGATTCACTTGAAAGAATGAGGGACGAAAGCAAAAGAGCAACACTGCAGCTAGTTGATATGGAATGTGGCTACCTGACTGTTGATTTCTTTCGGAAGCTTCCTCAAGATGTTGATAAGGGCGGCAATCCCACACATTCAATTTTTGATAGATATAATGATTCATATCTAAGGCGAATCG GAACAACAATTTTGTCGTATGTTAATATGGTCTGTGCTACACTGAGGCATTCAATTCCCAAGTCCATTGTCTATTGTCAAGTGCGGGAGGCAAAACGAAGTTTACTTGATCACTTTTTCACAGACCTAGGCAAAATGGag ACCAAGCGTTTGTCCTCCTTGCTGAATGAGGATCCTGCAATTATGGAACGACGTACTGCTCTTGCAAAGAGACTAGAGTTATACCGGAGTGCACAAGCTGAAATAGATGCGGTTGCTTGGTCCAAGTAG